Below is a genomic region from Candidatus Eremiobacteraceae bacterium.
CACCTGGAACGACATCTCGCGGATCTCCCACTGCGCCATGTTGCATGTCCGCAACGTCAGGAACTCGTACCAGGCGCGCGCGTTGCCGGAAACCACGAGCTGGCTGGCAGCCGCGTTGGGCAGCACGAAGCGCGCGTCTTCGCTCGGCACGCCGGCGGCGAGCATCTCGTCGTACGCCCGGCCGATATCGGTCATCAATCGGTCGAAGCGCTCGGAGAGCTGCGGCAGCGACGCGATCCTCTTCGGTTTGACGAACGGGAAGTCGGCGTTCTTGAAAGCGAGATAGCGTTGGCTTTGCTGATCGAATTGGAGATGGCGATGCCGGACGAGCTGATGCGTCGCGGCGCGCGACATGCCGGTGATGCCGAAGACGTAGATGTTGTGCTCGAGCGTCGAGTGGTGACCCGCGGCGCGCACGCGATCGACGGTGCGCACCATGTCCTCGGGCTTCGACTTCCAACGTTCGACGATCGCATCCGGTGCGTTCGCCGAATAGCACGTGCGAGCAGCGGTCGCGGTCATCGCGGTCGCTTGCGGCGACTTTTCCAACAGAACGACACGCACGCTCGTCTCCGCCATGACGAGGCTTTTCGCGACGCTCGTCATCGAGCCCGCCCGCGGCGAATCTCGCGGTCGGCGCCGGCTTGAGTTACGGGCATTTCAGGCGCTCTGGGCCAGAAGGGTAAACCAAGCTGTCTAC
It encodes:
- the thyX gene encoding FAD-dependent thymidylate synthase — its product is MAETSVRVVLLEKSPQATAMTATAARTCYSANAPDAIVERWKSKPEDMVRTVDRVRAAGHHSTLEHNIYVFGITGMSRAATHQLVRHRHLQFDQQSQRYLAFKNADFPFVKPKRIASLPQLSERFDRLMTDIGRAYDEMLAAGVPSEDARFVLPNAAASQLVVSGNARAWYEFLTLRTCNMAQWEIREMSFQVLRILKKLDPVLFKDAGATCVRGYCNEPDGPNCPRYVAVVRAQMASAKSAADWLASQGKAASNGANGKSAEASDAPGAAQIRDES